A stretch of Gemmatimonas aurantiaca T-27 DNA encodes these proteins:
- the gltB gene encoding glutamate synthase large subunit, whose product MSAHRASGSVFDDSVGSPYAPRDACGVGFIARQSGERTHEVVSLAVEAAARLAHRGASATDSSADGAGLLTQIPRRLFILAASRLGIHLPADASIGVGMCFLPVEAHAREEAMSLVTDVLLGDGIPVLGWRDVPVRPDVLGPSARASMPAIAQILVSRPAASDDDAWERQLYLARREMEHRALARGLEPFYICSLSCRTVVYKGLLTGGQLGDFFPDLRDPAFETAIAVFHERYATNTMPRWELAQPFRMLGHNGEINTLWGNRNAMAMRGPLLDAPDFGSHAERLRDPIRPRGSDSASLDNALELLVRAGRSPVHAAMMLVPQAWEKYPDVEPVVKAFYEYHQCVIEPWDGPAAVAYSDGLQVAVSLDRNGLRPCRYKIRADGMVVAGSEVGIVDFDPRDVVETGKLGPGGVFLVDTAGKRIVRNLAAKREVATRRPYARWIAQHMSTLPTTDGTEPLVRSSDVLRATQGAFGYGHEDLRMVLEPMATSAAEVVWSMGDDAPLAVLSATTPPLYSFFRQRFAQVTNPPMDSLRESMVMSLRMHLGRRGSPLVEKSSYARMLRIEHPVLLPDEMASLRTFPDVPSATLDATYGAHSRPEALEAALDTLCRRAEVAARKGARLLIISDRKVSAERAPIPALLALGAIRQHLVRTGLRARVGLVVESGDAMEQHHMATLFGYGAEAVHPWLAMETVATLFAEAHGRSDTDAERPEPALAQSRYRTAVEKGLLKVLAKMGISTLSSYCGAQTFDALGLGADVIDRCFSGTASPLGGLTLREISEDVLLRHRRAYATDGTALTALPDHGRVRFRKDGETHAWAPRRAQSLQQAVGSARRAGVDPDEAWRTFAKNSEQATPSAVRDLLTVRLGTPIPIEDVEPMEAIRARFIASAMSLGALSPEAHETLTIAMNRMQARSNSGEGGEDIAAYADTTGDRRHSKIKQVASARFGVTTEYLVNAEELEIKIVQGAKPGEGGQLPGHKVTELIARLRHSTPGVGLISPPPHHDIYSIEDLAQLVHDLKTVNPRARVGVKLVAESGVGTVAAGVAKAFADYVLIAGHNGGTGASPLSSIKHAGSPWELGLAEAQQVLVANGLRHRVEVRVDGGLTNARDVIIAALLGAESYGFGTAPLVALGCDMARQCHLNTCPTGIATQREDLRAKFRGTPEHVIDYFSRLAEDVRTELALLGARSLTEIIGKVELLQRAERPELPRSTMLDLSQVLTAPRRSDEPRHRTAERNERHGLQVLDAQILADAATTLADGSPVAAQYAIRNHNLTVGARVAGALAERFGNAGLADGTLQLGFAGSAGQSFGAFSVRGMQLTLEGEANDYVGKGLSGGEITVRPFRLARYRGASHLNMILGNTVLYGATDGILCAAGQAGDRFGVRNSGACAVVEGVGNHACEYMTGGVVAVLGRAGRNFGAGMSNGVAYVFDEADTFASRLNHEMVLLAEPDAEDNTLLYLLLRLHLARTESARARWLLDDWDHQHVHWRKVKPRGAGEHVARIRERWITRLRARLSAEQGSSALGDRRTRVVEQSI is encoded by the coding sequence ATGAGTGCGCATCGTGCCAGCGGTTCCGTGTTCGACGATTCGGTGGGTTCCCCCTACGCTCCGCGTGACGCGTGCGGTGTGGGGTTCATCGCGAGGCAAAGCGGGGAACGCACCCACGAGGTGGTGAGCCTGGCGGTGGAAGCGGCCGCCCGCCTCGCCCATCGCGGGGCTTCGGCGACCGACAGCTCTGCCGACGGGGCCGGATTGCTCACGCAGATTCCACGCCGCCTGTTCATCCTCGCGGCGTCGCGACTGGGCATTCACCTGCCCGCCGATGCCTCCATCGGGGTCGGCATGTGTTTCCTCCCCGTGGAAGCGCACGCGCGCGAGGAAGCCATGTCGCTGGTGACCGACGTGCTGCTCGGCGACGGCATTCCCGTACTCGGCTGGCGCGACGTACCCGTGCGCCCGGACGTGCTGGGTCCCTCAGCGCGCGCCTCCATGCCCGCCATCGCGCAGATCCTGGTGAGCCGGCCGGCAGCCAGCGACGACGACGCATGGGAGCGCCAACTGTATCTCGCCCGTCGCGAGATGGAGCATCGGGCGCTGGCCCGTGGTCTCGAGCCGTTCTACATCTGCTCGCTGTCGTGTCGCACGGTGGTGTACAAGGGCCTGCTCACCGGCGGACAACTGGGGGACTTCTTCCCCGACCTGCGTGATCCGGCATTCGAGACGGCGATTGCGGTGTTCCACGAACGCTACGCCACCAACACGATGCCACGATGGGAGCTCGCACAGCCGTTCCGCATGCTGGGACACAACGGCGAGATCAATACGCTGTGGGGCAACCGCAATGCCATGGCGATGCGTGGTCCGCTGCTGGATGCGCCCGACTTCGGTAGCCACGCCGAACGGTTGCGTGATCCCATTCGTCCACGGGGCAGCGATTCGGCCAGCCTCGACAACGCGCTGGAGCTGCTCGTGCGCGCCGGCCGTTCACCCGTGCACGCGGCCATGATGCTGGTGCCACAGGCGTGGGAGAAGTATCCCGATGTGGAGCCGGTGGTGAAGGCATTCTACGAATACCACCAGTGCGTGATCGAACCGTGGGATGGCCCGGCGGCGGTGGCCTACAGCGATGGACTGCAGGTGGCAGTGTCCCTCGACCGCAACGGCTTGCGTCCCTGTCGATACAAGATCCGCGCCGATGGCATGGTGGTCGCCGGCTCTGAAGTGGGCATCGTGGATTTCGATCCACGCGATGTCGTGGAAACGGGCAAGCTCGGACCGGGCGGCGTGTTTCTCGTGGACACCGCAGGCAAACGTATCGTACGCAACCTGGCCGCCAAGCGCGAAGTGGCCACGCGGCGTCCGTATGCCCGATGGATCGCGCAGCATATGTCCACCCTGCCCACCACCGATGGCACCGAACCACTCGTGCGCTCCAGCGATGTGCTGCGGGCCACGCAGGGCGCGTTTGGATACGGGCACGAAGATCTGCGCATGGTGCTCGAGCCGATGGCCACATCAGCCGCCGAAGTGGTGTGGAGCATGGGTGACGACGCACCACTGGCCGTACTCTCGGCCACCACGCCGCCGCTCTACTCGTTTTTCCGCCAACGCTTTGCGCAGGTGACCAATCCGCCCATGGACTCGCTGCGCGAATCGATGGTGATGTCGCTGCGCATGCACCTCGGTCGACGCGGGTCGCCGCTGGTGGAGAAGTCGTCGTACGCCCGCATGCTGCGTATCGAACATCCGGTCCTGCTCCCCGACGAGATGGCTTCGTTGCGCACGTTTCCGGATGTACCCAGTGCCACACTCGATGCCACGTATGGGGCACATTCGCGGCCTGAAGCACTGGAGGCGGCGTTGGACACCCTGTGCCGCCGCGCCGAAGTGGCCGCGCGCAAGGGCGCTCGCCTGCTCATCATCAGTGATCGCAAGGTCAGTGCGGAACGTGCACCCATTCCCGCGCTGCTGGCCCTGGGCGCCATTCGTCAGCATCTGGTGCGCACAGGCCTGCGGGCACGCGTCGGGCTGGTGGTGGAATCCGGTGACGCCATGGAACAGCATCACATGGCCACCCTGTTCGGCTACGGTGCCGAGGCGGTGCATCCGTGGCTCGCTATGGAAACCGTTGCTACGTTGTTTGCCGAAGCGCATGGCCGCTCCGACACCGATGCGGAACGACCGGAGCCCGCGCTGGCCCAGTCGCGCTATCGCACGGCCGTGGAAAAGGGTCTGCTCAAGGTGCTCGCCAAGATGGGCATCTCCACGCTGTCGAGCTATTGCGGCGCGCAGACGTTCGATGCCCTGGGACTTGGCGCCGATGTCATCGACCGCTGTTTCAGTGGCACCGCTTCGCCATTGGGCGGGCTGACATTGCGTGAGATCAGCGAAGACGTATTGCTGCGCCATCGCCGAGCCTACGCGACGGATGGTACCGCACTCACGGCCCTGCCCGACCACGGACGTGTGCGCTTCCGCAAGGACGGCGAGACACACGCGTGGGCACCGCGTCGGGCGCAGTCGTTGCAGCAAGCGGTTGGCAGTGCACGCCGGGCCGGCGTGGACCCCGACGAAGCCTGGCGCACGTTCGCGAAGAACAGCGAACAGGCCACGCCGTCGGCGGTGCGTGATCTGCTCACCGTGCGCCTGGGTACCCCCATCCCGATCGAAGATGTCGAGCCGATGGAAGCGATTCGGGCACGCTTCATTGCCTCGGCCATGTCACTGGGTGCACTGTCGCCGGAGGCACACGAGACGCTGACCATTGCGATGAACCGCATGCAAGCCCGCTCCAATTCCGGGGAGGGCGGTGAGGATATCGCGGCCTACGCGGACACCACGGGCGATCGACGGCACAGCAAGATCAAGCAGGTGGCGTCGGCTCGCTTCGGCGTGACGACCGAGTATCTCGTGAATGCCGAAGAACTCGAGATCAAGATCGTGCAGGGCGCCAAGCCTGGCGAAGGTGGTCAGCTCCCGGGACACAAGGTCACTGAACTGATCGCGCGGTTGCGTCACAGCACCCCGGGCGTGGGTCTCATCTCACCGCCGCCGCATCACGATATCTACAGCATTGAAGACCTGGCCCAGCTTGTTCACGATCTCAAGACCGTGAATCCGCGCGCGCGGGTCGGCGTGAAGCTGGTGGCCGAATCAGGGGTGGGCACCGTGGCCGCCGGCGTGGCGAAGGCGTTTGCCGACTACGTGCTCATTGCGGGGCACAATGGAGGCACGGGCGCCTCGCCGCTGTCGAGTATCAAACACGCGGGTTCGCCGTGGGAACTCGGACTGGCCGAAGCGCAGCAGGTGCTGGTGGCCAATGGCCTCCGTCATCGCGTGGAGGTGCGTGTGGACGGTGGTCTCACCAATGCGCGTGACGTGATCATCGCGGCCCTGTTGGGCGCCGAGTCGTACGGATTTGGCACCGCGCCACTGGTGGCGCTGGGCTGCGACATGGCGCGTCAGTGTCATCTCAACACCTGCCCTACGGGCATTGCCACACAGCGCGAAGACCTGCGCGCCAAGTTCCGTGGCACCCCCGAGCACGTGATCGACTATTTCTCGCGGCTGGCCGAAGACGTGCGCACCGAACTCGCGCTGCTTGGTGCACGCTCGCTCACGGAGATCATCGGCAAGGTGGAGTTGCTGCAACGGGCCGAGCGCCCCGAGCTGCCACGATCCACGATGCTTGATCTGTCGCAGGTGCTCACCGCGCCGCGGCGTTCCGACGAACCGCGTCATCGCACCGCGGAGCGCAACGAGCGTCACGGCCTGCAGGTCCTCGATGCACAAATCCTCGCCGACGCAGCCACCACGCTCGCCGATGGATCACCGGTGGCCGCGCAGTATGCCATCCGCAATCACAATCTCACCGTGGGCGCACGCGTGGCGGGCGCACTGGCAGAACGTTTCGGCAATGCCGGACTGGCCGATGGCACGCTGCAGTTGGGATTCGCGGGCAGTGCCGGACAAAGCTTCGGTGCGTTCAGTGTGCGCGGCATGCAACTCACTCTCGAAGGCGAAGCCAACGACTACGTGGGCAAGGGATTGAGCGGAGGTGAAATCACGGTGCGGCCGTTCCGACTCGCGCGGTATCGAGGAGCCAGTCATCTCAACATGATTCTCGGCAACACGGTGTTGTATGGCGCCACCGACGGTATCCTGTGTGCCGCGGGACAGGCCGGCGACCGCTTCGGCGTACGCAACTCCGGTGCGTGCGCGGTCGTGGAAGGCGTGGGCAATCACGCCTGTGAGTACATGACCGGTGGTGTGGTGGCGGTGCTCGGACGTGCGGGGCGCAACTTTGGCGCCGGCATGTCGAATGGCGTGGCGTATGTGTTCGACGAAGCCGACACATTCGCGAGCCGTCTCAACCACGAGATGGTGCTACTGGCCGAACCTGATGCCGAGGACAACACCCTGCTGTATCTGCTGCTCCGTCTCCATCTGGCGCGCACGGAAAGTGCCCGGGCACGCTGGCTGCTCGACGACTGGGATCACCAGCATGTGCATTGGCGCAAGGTGAAGCCACGTGGTGCCGGCGAGCATGTGGCCCGGATTCGCGAGCGGTGGATCACACGACTGCGCGCACGCCTCTCAGCCGAGCAAGGCAGCAGCGCGCTCGGCGATCGTCGGACTCGGGTCGTCGAGCAGTCGATATAG
- a CDS encoding HEAT repeat domain-containing protein: MLVSQLRDKAAMADVLTSVQRLCALARVGSVTLRADMTDAGAPASVQEALDILRQTLGVHDLEAIDISATVTDAELIKLAGILVGPPSSVHGSIIDTADALSVWNVRLHVRGVSPRPTPPGMHAVAPDVIASHQAVVRDPVPSTPSPIKPAEVVRDMRREVADAVVQADAAEVVRLLESIEEPPRFAQAASMEALVLAVEHLVDVPDDYDRVHAVLRRAGAVGARALFRQLMASTETAERRLLYDASAAHPAIADVARAHVGHPTWYVVRNAAGLLGESGSPQAIPDLSKLLRHDDQRVRAAAVVALGRIGGPAAMARLESVLTDPSSDVRNRALALVFASPESDPLADRMLMALEEESTLEFQLEMIHALAHVPTTRARNRLVSLSTMEAITADDFQLRLAAMAALAAGHRPAADAALYRLLDDPSPTIAERAAALLG; encoded by the coding sequence ATGCTGGTCTCTCAGCTTCGCGACAAGGCTGCGATGGCGGACGTGCTCACCAGTGTGCAGCGTCTGTGCGCGCTTGCCCGTGTGGGCAGTGTGACACTGCGCGCGGACATGACCGATGCCGGTGCGCCGGCGTCGGTGCAGGAAGCACTCGACATCCTGCGTCAGACGCTGGGTGTGCATGATCTCGAAGCGATCGACATCAGTGCCACGGTCACCGACGCCGAGCTCATCAAGTTGGCGGGGATTCTGGTTGGGCCCCCCTCCTCGGTGCACGGCAGCATCATCGATACGGCGGATGCACTATCGGTGTGGAATGTGCGCCTGCATGTGCGCGGCGTTTCCCCCCGTCCCACGCCGCCAGGCATGCATGCTGTGGCACCCGATGTGATTGCGTCGCATCAGGCAGTGGTGCGTGATCCCGTGCCGAGCACACCATCGCCGATCAAGCCGGCGGAAGTGGTGCGCGATATGCGCCGTGAAGTGGCTGATGCGGTGGTGCAGGCCGACGCTGCAGAGGTGGTGCGTCTGCTCGAATCCATCGAAGAACCGCCGCGATTCGCGCAGGCCGCGTCCATGGAGGCGTTGGTATTGGCGGTCGAGCATCTCGTCGATGTGCCCGATGACTATGACCGGGTGCACGCCGTATTGCGCCGCGCGGGAGCCGTCGGCGCGCGGGCACTGTTCCGGCAGCTCATGGCGTCGACGGAGACGGCCGAGCGTCGGTTGTTGTACGATGCGTCGGCGGCGCATCCTGCCATCGCGGATGTGGCGCGCGCGCACGTCGGGCATCCCACCTGGTATGTGGTGCGCAACGCAGCGGGCCTGCTTGGGGAGAGCGGTTCTCCCCAGGCCATTCCCGACCTCAGCAAGTTGCTGCGGCACGATGATCAGCGCGTGCGTGCGGCCGCCGTTGTAGCGTTGGGACGCATCGGTGGGCCGGCGGCCATGGCGAGGCTGGAGTCGGTACTCACGGATCCGTCCAGCGATGTCCGCAATCGCGCACTGGCACTGGTGTTCGCCTCCCCCGAGTCGGATCCGCTGGCTGATCGTATGCTGATGGCACTCGAAGAAGAGAGCACACTCGAGTTCCAGCTCGAGATGATCCATGCACTGGCGCATGTACCCACGACCCGTGCACGCAACCGCCTGGTGTCACTGAGTACCATGGAAGCCATCACGGCGGACGATTTTCAGTTGCGCCTCGCCGCCATGGCGGCATTGGCCGCGGGACATCGTCCCGCGGCCGATGCGGCGCTATATCGACTGCTCGACGACCCGAGTCCGACGATCGCCGAGCGCGCTGCTGCCTTGCTCGGCTGA
- a CDS encoding amidohydrolase — protein MPHAVGSRFRRFRVPFLPHLFRSTRRNSAPMVFKAVALNAIALASVPLLTNHVGAQQPTTPPAASVASTDPRVEKLKAEALQMVEGRSKQVQEIVDMLFSFQELGFQEFETQKYITTLLQKEGFTVEKGVAGIPSSWTAKWSYGTGKPEISLGSDVDGIPQASSKPGVGYRDPMIQGGPGHGEGHNSGQAVNIVAAIVVKQLMQRDKINGTILLWPGIAEEQMAGKAFLVRAGIFKNTDVTLFTHVGNDLGVSWGASGSSALISAEFKFRGESAHAAGAPWRGKSALDAVMLMAQGWEFRREHIRLQQRSHYVIRDGGDQPNVVPSTASIWFYFREQDYPRTMELFEIGKRVAAGAAMMTDTQLDTVNILGSGWSAHFSKPIAEAMHQNVVKVGMPKWDDKDQALAKGLQKELGSPDFGLSEQVNKELRGAATPQNWTGGGSDDIGDVAWNMPTITLRYPSNIPGLPGHNWANAIAMATPIAHKGAVAGAKVQALTMLDIFMTPKVVTDAWDYFNNVQTKDTKYKPFIRPFDQPPTYLNADIMARFREQQRKFYYDPTKFKSYLEQLGIEYPTVRAAETKPRGDNN, from the coding sequence ATGCCCCACGCCGTTGGCTCACGTTTCAGGAGATTTCGCGTGCCCTTCCTCCCGCATCTGTTCCGTTCGACCCGCCGGAACAGCGCCCCCATGGTGTTCAAAGCGGTAGCGCTCAACGCTATCGCACTGGCGTCAGTGCCCCTGCTCACCAACCACGTCGGCGCTCAGCAGCCGACCACGCCGCCCGCCGCCTCGGTCGCATCCACCGACCCCCGCGTCGAGAAGTTGAAGGCGGAGGCGCTGCAGATGGTCGAAGGCCGCTCGAAGCAGGTCCAGGAGATCGTGGACATGCTGTTCTCGTTCCAGGAGCTCGGTTTCCAGGAGTTCGAGACGCAGAAGTACATCACCACCCTGCTCCAGAAGGAAGGCTTCACGGTGGAGAAGGGGGTGGCAGGTATCCCCAGCTCCTGGACGGCCAAGTGGAGCTATGGCACGGGCAAGCCGGAAATCTCCCTCGGCTCCGACGTGGACGGCATCCCGCAGGCCAGCAGCAAGCCCGGCGTGGGCTACCGTGACCCGATGATCCAGGGCGGCCCGGGCCACGGTGAAGGGCACAACTCCGGCCAAGCCGTGAACATCGTCGCGGCCATTGTGGTGAAGCAGCTCATGCAGCGTGACAAGATCAACGGCACGATTCTGCTGTGGCCTGGCATCGCGGAAGAGCAGATGGCCGGCAAGGCGTTCCTCGTGCGCGCTGGCATCTTCAAGAACACCGACGTCACGCTGTTCACACACGTCGGCAACGACCTCGGCGTGTCATGGGGTGCCAGCGGCTCGAGCGCGCTCATCTCGGCCGAGTTCAAGTTCCGCGGCGAGAGCGCGCATGCGGCCGGCGCACCGTGGCGCGGAAAGAGCGCGCTGGACGCCGTGATGCTCATGGCGCAGGGGTGGGAGTTCCGCCGCGAGCACATCCGTCTGCAGCAGCGCTCGCACTATGTGATTCGCGATGGCGGTGACCAGCCGAACGTGGTGCCGAGCACGGCGAGCATCTGGTTCTACTTCCGTGAGCAGGACTATCCGCGCACGATGGAACTGTTCGAGATCGGCAAGCGTGTCGCGGCCGGTGCGGCCATGATGACGGATACGCAGCTCGATACGGTGAACATTCTGGGCAGCGGCTGGTCGGCGCACTTCAGCAAGCCGATCGCCGAAGCGATGCATCAGAACGTGGTGAAGGTGGGCATGCCCAAGTGGGACGACAAGGACCAGGCGCTGGCCAAGGGTCTGCAGAAGGAGCTGGGCTCGCCCGACTTCGGCCTCTCCGAGCAGGTGAACAAGGAGCTTCGTGGTGCGGCGACGCCGCAGAACTGGACCGGCGGTGGTTCCGATGACATCGGTGACGTGGCGTGGAACATGCCCACGATCACGCTACGGTATCCGTCGAACATTCCGGGGCTGCCGGGACACAACTGGGCCAACGCGATTGCCATGGCCACACCGATCGCGCACAAGGGTGCCGTGGCCGGAGCCAAAGTGCAGGCCCTCACCATGCTCGACATCTTCATGACGCCGAAGGTGGTGACGGACGCGTGGGACTATTTCAACAACGTCCAGACGAAGGACACGAAGTACAAGCCCTTCATCCGGCCGTTCGATCAGCCACCCACGTACCTCAACGCCGACATCATGGCGCGTTTCCGTGAGCAGCAGCGGAAGTTCTACTACGATCCGACCAAGTTCAAATCCTATCTCGAGCAGCTCGGCATCGAGTATCCCACAGTACGCGCGGCGGAGACCAAGCCGCGCGGCGACAACAACTGA
- a CDS encoding amidohydrolase, producing the protein MFRRHSFLSFATAAALVTTAVAPRLAAQAAPFDPALAAEIDKRTAAIADKITAWRHDIHQHPELGYQEKRTAALVAAHLRALGLEVQENVGGIPGVIGTLKGAKPGPTVALRADMDALPVTELVDLPFKSTVRTVYNGVETGVMHACGHDMHTAMLMGTAEVLAGMKSRIPGTVKFFFQPAEEVPPNGGALAMINAGAMTGVDGVFGLHVGPGPSGTLSYRSGSITAAADSWKIIVRGRQGHGAMPANAVDPIVASAEIVSALQTIVSRSVDLTSGPAVVTVGAIHGGLRENIIPDSVWMIGTIRTFDPKSRQVIADRLKLIATKIAEAHGAKAEVHVELGYSSTLNNVAMVSRFSPALKRVAGSKGAFESKSPSMAGEDFSRFADKAPGFFFNLSVTPPNVDLFNVAGNHSPLFQGDDAALPVGTRAMANVALEFLVSGGIPKTP; encoded by the coding sequence GTGTTCCGACGTCATTCTTTCCTGAGCTTCGCGACGGCCGCTGCGCTGGTTACAACGGCCGTCGCTCCGCGCCTTGCCGCCCAGGCTGCGCCGTTCGATCCTGCCCTCGCGGCGGAGATCGACAAGCGCACCGCCGCCATCGCCGACAAGATCACGGCGTGGCGTCATGACATTCACCAGCACCCTGAACTCGGCTACCAGGAAAAGCGCACGGCGGCGCTGGTTGCGGCGCATCTGCGTGCGCTGGGACTCGAGGTCCAGGAGAATGTGGGTGGCATTCCCGGTGTGATCGGCACCCTGAAAGGCGCCAAGCCGGGCCCCACGGTGGCCTTGCGCGCCGATATGGATGCGCTGCCGGTCACGGAGCTGGTGGACCTGCCGTTCAAGAGTACGGTGCGCACGGTCTACAACGGCGTGGAGACGGGTGTGATGCACGCCTGTGGCCACGACATGCACACGGCGATGCTCATGGGGACCGCCGAAGTCCTCGCGGGCATGAAGAGCCGCATCCCGGGCACGGTGAAGTTTTTCTTCCAGCCTGCCGAAGAAGTGCCACCCAACGGCGGCGCGCTCGCCATGATCAACGCCGGCGCGATGACGGGCGTGGATGGCGTGTTTGGCCTGCACGTCGGACCTGGCCCGAGCGGTACTCTGTCGTATCGCAGCGGCTCCATCACCGCTGCGGCAGATAGCTGGAAGATCATCGTGCGCGGCCGTCAGGGACACGGTGCGATGCCGGCCAACGCCGTGGATCCGATCGTGGCGAGCGCGGAAATCGTGTCGGCACTGCAGACGATTGTCTCTCGCTCAGTAGACCTGACGTCCGGACCGGCGGTGGTGACCGTGGGCGCGATTCATGGCGGTCTGCGTGAAAACATCATCCCGGATTCCGTGTGGATGATCGGCACCATTCGCACGTTCGATCCCAAGTCGCGTCAGGTGATCGCGGATCGCCTGAAGCTGATCGCGACCAAGATCGCCGAAGCGCATGGCGCCAAGGCAGAAGTGCACGTGGAGCTGGGCTACAGCAGCACGCTCAACAACGTGGCCATGGTGAGCCGCTTCTCTCCCGCGCTCAAGCGCGTGGCGGGCAGCAAAGGAGCCTTCGAATCGAAGAGCCCGAGCATGGCAGGTGAAGATTTCTCCCGTTTCGCCGACAAGGCGCCGGGCTTTTTCTTCAATCTCTCCGTGACTCCGCCGAACGTGGACCTGTTCAACGTGGCCGGCAATCACTCGCCGCTGTTCCAGGGTGATGATGCCGCGCTGCCCGTGGGGACACGCGCGATGGCCAATGTGGCGCTCGAGTTCCTGGTGAGCGGCGGGATTCCGAAGACGCCGTAA
- a CDS encoding aminotransferase class V-fold PLP-dependent enzyme, giving the protein MTGSSRREFLRDSAVLGAASLMAPATMAAAPAFPDATAQPLSPHTGALDVVAQDEAYWKKVADQYRVTDAVTNMEAGYWGLMSQPVLAKYHEHIDRMNRENSYFARREFPPLMRNARDRVAQFVGAKPTEIALSRGATEALQALISQYNKVGPGDTVMYADLDYNAMQWAMNGLAERRGAKVARFDIPEPATHANIIEAYTKALDANPRTKLLLLTHCNNKTGLLLPVKDVAALARSRGVDVVVDAAHSFGQVPLTVDEVGADFIGLNLHKWIGAPVGAGAMYIREGKLGAIDRAHADESAPADRIDSRLHTGTVNFATVMTIPDAIDFQQSIGIPQKAARLRYLRDRWAKAVRNVKGVDVLTPDDTPLTGAITAFRLNGKGTREANNAIAKTLLDEFGVFTFQRTGIAKGDCVRVTPTLYNTPADADKLAAAIKTIVARA; this is encoded by the coding sequence ATGACTGGCTCTTCCCGGCGCGAATTTTTGCGCGACTCGGCGGTCCTTGGTGCCGCCTCCCTGATGGCTCCCGCCACGATGGCGGCGGCCCCTGCATTCCCGGACGCCACGGCCCAACCGCTTTCGCCGCACACCGGTGCGTTGGATGTGGTGGCGCAGGACGAGGCCTACTGGAAGAAGGTGGCGGATCAGTATCGGGTGACCGATGCGGTCACGAACATGGAAGCCGGATACTGGGGCCTCATGTCACAGCCGGTGCTGGCGAAGTATCACGAGCACATCGACCGGATGAACCGCGAGAACTCGTACTTCGCCCGTCGCGAATTCCCGCCCCTCATGCGCAATGCGCGTGATCGGGTGGCGCAGTTCGTGGGTGCCAAGCCCACGGAGATCGCACTGTCACGCGGCGCCACCGAGGCGTTGCAGGCGCTGATCAGCCAGTACAACAAGGTTGGTCCGGGCGACACGGTCATGTACGCCGATCTCGATTACAACGCCATGCAGTGGGCCATGAATGGGCTCGCCGAGCGGCGTGGGGCCAAGGTGGCCCGCTTCGATATTCCTGAGCCGGCGACGCACGCGAATATCATCGAGGCCTACACCAAGGCTCTCGATGCGAATCCGCGCACCAAGTTGCTGTTGCTCACGCACTGCAACAACAAGACGGGGCTGTTGCTGCCGGTGAAGGATGTGGCAGCGCTCGCGCGCAGCCGTGGTGTGGATGTGGTGGTCGACGCGGCCCACTCGTTCGGACAGGTGCCACTCACGGTGGACGAGGTCGGGGCCGACTTCATCGGCCTCAATCTGCACAAGTGGATCGGTGCGCCGGTGGGCGCGGGCGCGATGTATATCCGTGAGGGAAAGCTCGGGGCCATCGATCGGGCCCATGCCGACGAAAGCGCGCCGGCCGATCGTATCGACAGCCGCCTGCACACCGGTACTGTGAACTTCGCCACCGTGATGACGATCCCTGATGCCATCGACTTCCAGCAGTCGATTGGTATCCCGCAGAAGGCGGCGCGGCTGCGCTACCTGCGCGATCGCTGGGCAAAAGCTGTGCGCAATGTGAAGGGGGTGGACGTGCTCACACCCGACGACACGCCGCTCACCGGCGCGATCACGGCGTTCCGCCTGAATGGCAAGGGCACGCGCGAGGCCAACAATGCCATCGCCAAAACGCTGCTCGACGAATTCGGCGTGTTCACGTTCCAGCGCACCGGCATCGCCAAGGGCGACTGCGTGCGCGTGACACCAACGCTCTACAACACGCCGGCCGACGCCGACAAACTTGCTGCGGCCATCAAGACCATCGTGGCGCGGGCGTAG